From Saccharothrix espanaensis DSM 44229, the proteins below share one genomic window:
- a CDS encoding sulfite exporter TauE/SafE family protein, translating into MTTLEAVLVVLAGVLAGGINTVVGSGTLITFPVLLAVGFPPVTANVSNSLGLVPGSFSGAIGYRRELVGQGPRVKRLLPASLLGGVLGAVLLIKLPEDAFAAIVPVLIAIALVLVVLQPWLNRKLAERERHEHGGVALWVGVFLAGIYGGYFGAAQGVLVMGLMGVLMSEHIQRMNALKNVLTAFVNLIAGVLFIFIADVAWDAVLLLALGSVVGGQIGAKVGRRLPPVVLRAVIVLVGAVAIVQILTR; encoded by the coding sequence GTGACGACGTTGGAAGCGGTCCTCGTCGTCCTCGCCGGGGTGCTGGCGGGCGGCATCAACACCGTCGTCGGGTCCGGCACGCTGATCACCTTCCCGGTGCTGCTGGCGGTGGGGTTCCCGCCGGTCACCGCCAACGTGTCGAACAGCCTCGGGCTGGTGCCCGGCTCGTTCAGCGGGGCGATCGGCTACCGGCGCGAGCTGGTCGGCCAGGGGCCCCGGGTCAAGCGGCTGCTGCCCGCGTCGCTGCTCGGCGGCGTGCTCGGCGCGGTACTGCTGATCAAGCTGCCCGAGGACGCGTTCGCCGCGATCGTCCCGGTGCTGATCGCGATCGCCCTGGTGCTGGTCGTGCTCCAGCCGTGGCTCAACCGCAAGCTCGCCGAACGCGAGCGGCACGAGCACGGCGGCGTCGCGCTGTGGGTCGGCGTGTTCCTGGCCGGCATCTACGGCGGCTACTTCGGCGCGGCCCAGGGCGTGCTGGTGATGGGCCTGATGGGCGTGCTGATGAGCGAGCACATCCAGCGGATGAACGCCCTGAAGAACGTGCTGACCGCGTTCGTGAACCTCATCGCCGGCGTGCTGTTCATCTTCATCGCCGACGTCGCCTGGGACGCCGTGCTGCTGCTCGCGCTCGGCTCGGTCGTCGGCGGCCAGATCGGGGCGAAGGTCGGCCGCCGGCTCCCACCGGTCGTGCTGCGCGCGGTGATCGTGCTGGTGGGAGCCGTGGCCATCGTGCAGATCCTGACCCGGTGA